In a genomic window of Muntiacus reevesi chromosome 1, mMunRee1.1, whole genome shotgun sequence:
- the CSF1 gene encoding macrophage colony-stimulating factor 1 isoform X1 translates to MTARGAAGRCPPTTWLGPLLLLLACLLVSSVATEEVSENCSHMIGNGHLLFLQQLIDSQMETSCQISFEFVDQEQLDDPVCYLKKAFLLVQDIMEDTMRFKDNTPNAKVIVQLQELSLRLRSCFTMDYEEQDKACVRTFHETPLQLLEKIKNVFNETKNLLKKDWNVFSKNCSNSFAKCSSHDVVTKPDCNCLYPKATPSSDLASVSPQQFPTPSTAPMAGLTWADSEATDGSSLLPKEQALRTVDPGSAKQRPPRSTCQTFESPETPGVEGRPTGDSPQPGPSVGAPVTGMEDILDSLLGANMALEEASGEASEGPMPQGAEFSSYSLGGRRVQTEPASPSHILPASSALSGSGKGLRLADATSTHLPTLGPMRPTEAWSHTPEKTDRPSASPRNHQEPGLAKTPGLRPQGLSSPSVPSSQPKLPRSHSGGHVLSLGELEGRRSTRDRRSPAELKGGQASEGAARPPARFNSVPLTDAGHERQHKEASDPQLPGFVFRLLVPSIILVLLAVGGLLFYRRRRRSHREPQMVDSPVEQPEGSLLTQEEDRQEELPV, encoded by the exons ACATGGCTgggccctctgctgctgctgctggcctgTCTCCTGGTGAGCAGTGTTGCTACCGAGGAGGTGTCGGAGAACTGTAGCCACATGATTGGGAACGGACACCTGCTGTTCCTGCAGCAACTG ATTGACAGTCAGATGGAGACCTCGTGCCAAATTTCCTTCGAGTTTGTAGACCAGGAGCAGTTG GATGATCCCGTGTGCTACCTTAAGAAAGCATTTCTCCTGGTGCAAGACATAATGGAGGATACCATGCGCTTCAAAGACAACACCCCCAATGCCAAAGTCATTGTCCAGCTCCAGGAACTCTCTCTGAGGCTGAGGAGCTGCTTCACCATGGACTATGAGGAGCAGGACAAG GCTTGTGTCCGAACATTCCATGAGACGCCTCTCCAGTTGCTGGAGAAAATCAAGAATGTctttaatgaaacaaaaaatctCCTTAAAAAGGATTGGAACGTTTTCAGCAAGAACTGCAGCAACAGCTTTGCTAAATGCTCCAGCCATG ATGTGGTGACCAAGCCTGATTGCAACTGCCTGTACCCCAAAGCCACCCCTAGCAGTGACCTGGCCTCTGTCTCCCCTCAGCagttccccaccccctccacagCCCCTATGGCTGGCTTGACCTGGGCTGACTCTGAGGCAACAGACGGCAGCTCCCTCTTGCCCAAAGAGCAGGCCCTTCGCACAGTGGACCCGGGCAGTGCCAAGCAGCGACCACCCAGGAGCACCTGCCAGACCTTTGAGTCGCCAGAGACCCCAGGCGTTGAGGGCCGCCCCACTGGAGATTCTCCTCAGCCTGGCCCTTCGGTTGGAGCCCCTGTCACTGGGATGGAAGACATTCTTGACTCTCTGCTGGGTGCTAACATGGCCCTGGAAGAGGCCTCCGGAGAGGCTAGTGAGGGTCCTATGCCCCAAGGGGCAGAGTTTTCCTCCTACAGTCTGGGAGGACGCAGGGTCCAGACAGAGCCTGCCAGCCCCAGTCACATCCTCCCAGCATCTTCAGCACTCTCTGGATCAGGAAAGGGGCTGCGGCTTGCGGATGCAACTAGCACACACCTGCCCACACTGGGCCCCATGAGACCCACGGAGGCCTGGAGTCACACACCTGAGAAGACAGACCGTCCCTCTGCCTCGCCCAGAAACCACCAGGAGCCAGGCTTGGCCAAGACTCCAGGACTGCGCCCGCAAGGCCTCAGCAGTCCCTCCGTCCCCTCTTCTCAGCCAAAGCTCCCCAGAAGCCATTCCGGGGGCCACGTGCTGTCCCTTGGGGagctggaaggcaggaggagcaccAGGGACCGGAGGAGTCCCGCAGAGCTGAAAGGAGGACAAGCAAGTGAGGGGGCGGCCAGGCCCCCGGCCCGTTTTAACTCCGTTCCTTTGACTGACGCAGGCCATGAGAGGCAGCACAAGGAAGCCTCCGACCCCCAGCTCCCTGGTTTTGTCTTCCGCCTGCTGGTGCCCAGTATCATCCTGGTCTTGCTGGCCGTCGGCGGGCTCCTGTTCtacaggcggcggcggcgg AGCCATCGAGAGCCACAGATGGTGGATTCTCCCGTGGAGCAACCAGAGGGCAG CCTCCTGACCCAGGAGGAGGACAGACAGGAGGAGCTGCCAGTGTAG
- the CSF1 gene encoding macrophage colony-stimulating factor 1 isoform X2, producing MTARGAAGRCPPTTWLGPLLLLLACLLVSSVATEEVSENCSHMIGNGHLLFLQQLIDSQMETSCQISFEFVDQEQLDDPVCYLKKAFLLVQDIMEDTMRFKDNTPNAKVIVQLQELSLRLRSCFTMDYEEQDKACVRTFHETPLQLLEKIKNVFNETKNLLKKDWNVFSKNCSNSFAKCSSHGHERQHKEASDPQLPGFVFRLLVPSIILVLLAVGGLLFYRRRRRSHREPQMVDSPVEQPEGSLLTQEEDRQEELPV from the exons ACATGGCTgggccctctgctgctgctgctggcctgTCTCCTGGTGAGCAGTGTTGCTACCGAGGAGGTGTCGGAGAACTGTAGCCACATGATTGGGAACGGACACCTGCTGTTCCTGCAGCAACTG ATTGACAGTCAGATGGAGACCTCGTGCCAAATTTCCTTCGAGTTTGTAGACCAGGAGCAGTTG GATGATCCCGTGTGCTACCTTAAGAAAGCATTTCTCCTGGTGCAAGACATAATGGAGGATACCATGCGCTTCAAAGACAACACCCCCAATGCCAAAGTCATTGTCCAGCTCCAGGAACTCTCTCTGAGGCTGAGGAGCTGCTTCACCATGGACTATGAGGAGCAGGACAAG GCTTGTGTCCGAACATTCCATGAGACGCCTCTCCAGTTGCTGGAGAAAATCAAGAATGTctttaatgaaacaaaaaatctCCTTAAAAAGGATTGGAACGTTTTCAGCAAGAACTGCAGCAACAGCTTTGCTAAATGCTCCAGCCATG GCCATGAGAGGCAGCACAAGGAAGCCTCCGACCCCCAGCTCCCTGGTTTTGTCTTCCGCCTGCTGGTGCCCAGTATCATCCTGGTCTTGCTGGCCGTCGGCGGGCTCCTGTTCtacaggcggcggcggcgg AGCCATCGAGAGCCACAGATGGTGGATTCTCCCGTGGAGCAACCAGAGGGCAG CCTCCTGACCCAGGAGGAGGACAGACAGGAGGAGCTGCCAGTGTAG